One segment of Macrotis lagotis isolate mMagLag1 chromosome 1, bilby.v1.9.chrom.fasta, whole genome shotgun sequence DNA contains the following:
- the B3GAT1 gene encoding galactosylgalactosylxylosylprotein 3-beta-glucuronosyltransferase 1 gives MPKRRDILAIVLIVLPWTLLITVWHQSPIAPLLTVHKDDGSESRRDPSVDSKEYCMSDRDIVEVVRTEYVYTRPPPWSDTLPTIHVVTPTYSRPVQKAELTRLANTLLHVQNLHWLVVEDAPRRTPLTARLLRDTGLNYTHLHVETPRNYKLRGDARDPRIPRGTMQRNLALRWLRETFPRNASQPGVVYFADDDNTYSLELFEEMRSTRKVSVWPVAFVGGLRYESPRVNGAGKVIGWKTVFDPHRPFAIDMAGFAVNLRLILQRSQAYFKLRGVKGGYQESSLLRELVTLNDLEPKAANCTKILVWHTRTEKPVLVNEGRKGFTDPNVEI, from the exons ATGCCGAAAAGACGGGACATCCTTGCTATCGTTCTCATAGTGCTGCCCTGGACACTGCTCATCACCGTCTGGCATCAGAGCCCCATTGCCCCGTTGCTCACTGTGCACAAGG ATGATGGGAGCGAGTCAAGGCGAGACCCCAGCGTGGACTCCAAGGAGTACTGCATGTCCGACCGGGACATCGTGGAGGTGGTGAGGACCGAATACGTGTACACGCGGCCCCCGCCCTGGTCAGACACCCTGCCCACCATCCACGTGGTCACCCCCACCTACAGCCGCCCCGTGCAGAAGGCCGAGCTGACCCGGCTGGCCAACACGCTGCTCCACGTACAGAACCTCCACTGGCTGGTGGTGGAGGACGCCCCGCGCCGGACCCCGCTGACCGCCCGCCTCCTCCGGGACACCGGCCTCAACTACACGCACCTGCACGTGGAGACGCCGCGCAACTACAAGCTGCGGGGGGACGCCAGGGACCCCCGCATCCCGCGAGGCACCATGCAGCGCAACCTGGCCCTGCGCTGGCTGCGGGAGACCTTCCCCCGCAACGCCAGCCAGCCCGGCGTGGTCTACTTCGCCGACGACGACAACACCTACAGCCTGGAGCTCTTTGAGGAG ATGCGCAGCACAAGAAAAGTTTCGGTGTGGCCTGTGGCTTTCGTGGGAGGTCTTCGGTATGAATCCCCTCGGGTGAATGGGGCAGGGAAAGTGATTGGCTGGAAGACAGTTTTTGACCCGCACCGGCCATTTGCCATTGACATGGCTGGCTTTGCAGTCAACCTCCGGCTCATCCTGCAACGGAGTCAAGCCTACTTCAAGCTTCGAGGAGTCAAGGGCGGCTACCAAGAGAGCAGCCTTCTCCGTGAGCTCGTCACCCTCAATGACCTGGAGCCCAAGGCTGCCAACTGCACCAAG ATCCTCGTCTGGCACACAAGAACAGAGAAGCCAGTGCTGGTGAATGAGGGGAGAAAAGGCTTCACTGACCCCAATGTGGAGATCTGA